The following proteins are co-located in the Pelecanus crispus isolate bPelCri1 chromosome 5, bPelCri1.pri, whole genome shotgun sequence genome:
- the CPO gene encoding carboxypeptidase O, which translates to MWLFLGIILSLGMLIPGKLSLKLQYDGDQVLHIVPETSQQVQHLQHLCSTLVLDLWKPLLPEDIWAGEDLHIRVPAPLVQEVKDSLDQHMISYKVLIPDVQELVYQSMPRERSRHKQVPEGYVYTQYHPMEEIYQWMSRIQESNSELVTQHYLGNTTENRPMYYLQISQPSDKTKKIIWMDCGIHAREWISPAFCQWFVKEILQNYKSDPKIGKFLQNLDLYILPVLNIDGYIYSWEKDRLWRKNRSPHMNGTCYGTDLNRNFNSSWGSIGVSYNCSSEIFCGSGPESEPETRAVSQFIERKKSDILCYLTIHSYGQYILTPYGSTTKPPSNSEELMHVAEKAAAALMGKYGTSYEVGSSSLILYSNSGSSRDWAHMIGIPFSYTFELRDKGTHGFVLPPDQIQPTCEETMLAVTTIIDYVDQKYFPDGAVMLTSGSLGLSLCLSVVLKWTVS; encoded by the exons ATGTGGCTTTTTCTTGGGATCATCTTGTCTCTGGGGATGCTGATTCCTGGAAAACTCAGCTTGAAATTGCAATATGATGG AGATCAGGTTTTGCATATTGTGCCAGAAACATCTCAGCAAGTCCAGCATCTTCAGCATCTTTGCAGCACTTTAGTG CTGGATTTGTGGAAGCCCCTGCTGCCTGAAGACATCTGGGCTGGAGAAGACCTGCACATAAGGGTCCCAGCCCCTCTGGTGCAGGAGGTGAAAGACAGCTTAGATCAGCATATGATCTCTTACAA aGTCCTAATACCTGACGTGCAGGAACTTGTGTATCAGAGCATGCCAAGGGAGCGGAGCAGACACAAGCAGGTCCCAGAAGGTTATGTCTACACCCAATATCATCCAATGGAAGAG ATTTATCAATGGATGAGTCGGATCCAGGAGAGCAACAGTGAGCTGGTGACTCAGCACTACCTGGGGAATACAACTGAGAATCGACCAATGTATTATCTGCAG ATCAGTCAACCATcagataaaaccaaaaagatcaTTTGGATGGACTGTGGGATTCATGCCAGAGAATGGATCTCTCCAGCCTTCTGCCAGTGGTTTGTGAAAGAA attcttCAAAATTACAAATCTGACCCAAAGATAGGcaaatttctgcagaatttgGACCTCTACATCTTGCCAGTCCTCAATATTGATGGCTACATCTATTCCTGGGAAAAA GATCGTTTGTGGAGGAAAAACCGTTCTCCACATATGAATGGCACCTGCTACGGGACAGATCTGAACCGAAACTTCAATTCCTCCTGGGGCA GTATTGGTGTTTCTTATAACTGCAGCAGTGAAATCTTCTGTGGATCTGGACCAGAATCAGAGCCTGAGACAAGAGCTGTGTCTCAGTTTattgaaaggaagaagagtgACATTTTGTGCTACTTAACAATTCATTCATACGGACAGTACATCCTCACTCCGTATGGGTCCACAACTAAACCTCCAAGTAACAGTGAAGAGCTG ATGCATGttgcagagaaagcagctgctgccctgatGGGAAAGTATGGGACCAGCTATGAAGTAGGATCAAGCTCTTTAATTTTAT aCAGTAACTCAGGCTCCTCACGGGACTGGGCTCACATGATTGGCATTCCTTTCTCCTACACATTTGAACTGCGAGACAAGGGTACTCATGGATTTGTTCTACCCCCTGATCAGATCCAACCCACATGTGAGGAGACTATGTTGGCTGTGACAACTATCATAGACTATGTTGATCAGAAGTACTTCCCAGATGGGGCTGTGATGCTGACCTCTGGCAGCCTGGGTCTGAGCCTTTGCCTGAGTGTTGTACTTAAATGGactgtttcttaa